The genomic segment CAGTTAAAGTGTTGTTGGGATCTGATGATGGTACTGTGGGATGCGATATTTCAGGATGAATTGATATGTTATACAGTAGGTTGTTATTCGATAAATCATcacttattattatattgtgtgataaattgtttgtatcCAAATTGGAGTCTAAGAATTTCGTAGCCGGCGCCTCGGCCCGTTCAGTATCATCTGGCACGGAATTTATTGATTGGTAAATTCCAGTGTTATTTGTCGTGttatcaaattgaattggGAGTTTATTTGGGTCAATATCAGCTTCTGTAGCTCTGCGCAATGATGAATCTTCGTCTGAATCTAGGGATATAGGGATGTGATCAGCGTCGTTGATTGAAATTGTACTTGTGTAAACAGTGGTATTGTTGTCTCCAGCGACTTCCACCCCAACTTCGTAATTTGAGCCGTCACCATGTTCCTTGCATTCAGCATCCTTTGTCTCATTAACCTTAATGCTAGCAGAACTTTTTATTGATGGTTCCCTAGTAAGTTTCATAAATGCCTTTTTGTCCGTAGCCTCCATCGTATCTTCATCGTCAATCACAAAGCATTCGGCATTTGGGCGCTTCATTTTCGCTCAATTTTATGACTCCCAATGGATTAATTATGCTATTTAGCCTAAAAAGTATTTGCGATATACACTGGTAGCCCCAGTTAACCCATACTAGTGTTGCCctattcattatatataaattgcaTAACAATATGGGCAAAGAAAGAGATAGGTATGATCGACACGATCGTGGTAGATATGAACGCAACAGATATGATCATGGAATGTCGAGAGATAGAAATGACCATGACAGATATGACAGGGACCGATATGATAGAGATAGGAGGGACGATGGTAGAAGGTCTAGGGATAGGTATGGCCGCGGTCGGGATATCGATAGGGCCAGCGATCGAAGTCGATTCAGGCATTCAGATAGCTACGATAGGAAGAGgtttaaatttgattcCCCGCCTAAGCAAGCACCCAAGGAAGGATTTGGCGGGGGTGTTTTGGGCTATGTGGACGGGATCCCTGTACAGGGTAAGAGGCATATTATAATGCAAACATGTttatttggcattttttgtttataGGCCCATAATTTCATGAATACTTTGTGTTGAATATTGATGTTTTAGGTGTATTATTGTTGGGagatttttattatatttgttaatcAATCACTTATTTAGATTCCGAAGCTGAATCCACCCGCTTTTCTCGTCAACTTGAGATATCTAACACTCCCCCTAACATAGAGGTGGAAGTGATTATTGAATACTTTAATATGGCAATGTTAGCTGTTGGTGGCAATTGTTTACCTGGAAACCCAGCAATTAGGGGAAAGCACAATAGCAACGATAAAACTTCAATCACGATTGAAATGAGGACACTCGAAGAGACTAGTAATGCTCTGCAACTTAATGgattaaatttgatggGGAAAAGTTTATCCATTACTCGTGTTGGGAACTGTCCCCCGGAATACATTAATAAGGCACCTCCACCAACTGTACCCACTATATCTCCAAGCATTCTAGCACTTGGGGTAAATGGTCTACAGTCTGCCGACATTAAACCATTGCTATCAAATGCTATAACAAGTCTTGTTGGTGGTTAGTTAAGTGTTCATTTAGGTGCGCCAAAAACTGACAGATTACTCATACTAGATCTACCCATTACACAATCTGAAGATCAAATTAAAAGTATGGTGGAGgaatttggcaaattgaAGTACATACAATTGTTCAAAAACGCGGATGATACTAGCGCCGGAATGTGCCTAATTGAGTTCGTCGACACAAATGTACAAGTGGAGGCTTTGCAAAAAATGAGGCTacaatataacattatattAGCTGAGGATGCTTTGACAAAACGAATAATCGACAGGAATTTGCTGAGATTACAAATGAGGAATCAGTCGGAGCTAATGAAAACTCAAATTCCAACCagatgtataataataagaAACCTAGTCACAACAGCATCTGTAAGCTCAGTTCAATTCatgattgtatatatatatattgatttttgtGAAAATCTTAACTGttttgataatatagttGCAAAATGACCGGGAATATCAAGAAGTAATTGAAGACATTCGCGCCGAATGCGATCTTATGGGACAGGTGGAAAGGGTGGAAGTTCCTAGGAATCCTCCCAGCGAAATGGCCTATGCGTTTGTGCTATTTGAATCAATTCAAGGGGCTGCCATGGCTAGGAAGGTATGTTCGACACAACACTGCATctaaattcaatttatttgataaaaataatgtatttGTTTCTACcgcatatattatattctaACATTATGCATCATTAATACGAGAAGAGGTGATTTGCGctatttaataatattcattaaattattgtgaTTGTatgaaatgattaatatacaaGGGTGATTCTAGTTCTAgttttgtatttttggataaaaCTTTGgttgaattatttttcatttttatacattacACAAGctttcaatattaattggATTTCAAATTACAACTTACAAATGCTActgttgtatatattgtgGACGCTGGTTCACGGTGATTGTTTGTTGTATAATTCATTGATtgttttgaaaaaataataaccTAGTCTTTAGGAGGACGCCGTTTCGCATCAAATGTAGTACAGGTTGATTTCTACAATGAAGAGGAGTTCATGATGGGCAAATTTGATAAGCCTGAAGCCAATTATGAATTGGCAATACGGGGCTAGTACAattcatttgttaattattcatttttagTTGCCAATCTATGCCTCCAACGGGTGTTGAAGTGGAATATATCAAGTGGCATTGGGTCACTAGTGTCCAATGTCTTCAGGTACAATTCTCCACTAGTGTCGTGCCAATTGTACACTCTCCTGGCGTTAAATTCGTCCCTATCAAATTGACTGGTCAAGTGTATATGTTTCAACTTGTTATCCTTCCTAGCTCTAATGTTGGCATCTATTTTGACACCATATTTTGATCTACTAGTGGTGCGGTTTTTTACCGGCAACAAATCATATTTGCCTCTGATAGCCTTGTAGTAAACCCCTGGCAAATCCCTGCACCTTCCGCCCCTAACCAACACGACTGAGTGTGTAGACAAATTGTGGCCAATTCCAGGTATATAAACGTAAACAGTTCTTCCAGTACTTAACCTCACCCTGGCCACTTTTCTTAGGCCCGAATTTGGTTTTCTGGGTGTGAGAACACGGACAACGACGCAAATTCCCTTTTTTTGTGGCGCCCCTTCCAGCCATTTTGAACGTACATTCTTGGGTTTGTGCACAGGAATTATTTTTGGTGTTCTTTTGTAAAACAATCGCCCGTGTAGGCTACGTgttgaaaaatattttacagaTTCTAACGATGCCAGTGACAATTTGCATGAATATAACAAGTTATGGTTCCATTTAAGCTGCATTTGTGTAGTAAACAATCCAAATAGATTGTTCGTAAGTGATGTAGTGAGATTCCTAAGCATAGAAACTATAACttgtatgtatatgtatgtATGTATAACATCATGGTTTTACACCACACATATCACACGGCATACAGTGATGATTGCTGTGTGTCTTTTCGCTACTTTTCTGTCCACATCATTCGGGTTccatatatacattgaaGACT from the Babesia microti strain RI chromosome I, complete genome genome contains:
- a CDS encoding Splicing factor U2af large subunit A (overlaps_old_locusTagID:BBM_I01180), which produces MGKERDRYDRHDRGRYERNRYDHGMSRDRNDHDRYDRDRYDRDRRDDGRRSRDRYGRGRDIDRASDRSRFRHSDSYDRKRFKFDSPPKQAPKEGFGGGVLGYVDGIPVQDSEAESTRFSRQLEISNTPPNIEVEVIIEYFNMAMLAVGGNCLPGNPAIRGKHNSNDKTSITIEMRTLEETSNALQLNGLNLMGKSLSITRVGNCPPEYINKAPPPTVPTISPSILALGVNGLQSADIKPLLSNAITSLVGGAPKTDRLLILDLPITQSEDQIKSMVEEFGKLKYIQLFKNADDTSAGMCLIEFVDTNVQVEALQKMRLQYNIILAEDALTKRIIDRNLLRLQMRNQSELMKTQIPTRCIIIRNLVTTASLQNDREYQEVIEDIRAECDLMGQVERVEVPRNPPSEMAYAFVLFESIQGAAMARKSLGGRRFASNVVQVDFYNEEEFMMGKFDKPEANYELAIRG
- a CDS encoding Ribosomal protein S12/S23 (overlaps_old_locusTagID:BBM_I01185), which encodes MLRNLTTSLTNNLFGLFTTQMQLKWNHNLLYSCKLSLASLESVKYFSTRSLHGRLFYKRTPKIIPVHKPKNVRSKWLEGAPQKKGICVVVRVLTPRKPNSGLRKVARVRLSTGRTVYVYIPGIGHNLSTHSVVLVRGGRCRDLPGVYYKAIRGKYDLLPVKNRTTSRSKYGVKIDANIRARKDNKLKHIHLTSQFDRDEFNARRVYNWHDTSGELYLKTLDTSDPMPLDIFHFNTRWRHRLATKNE